From a region of the Methanobacterium sp. genome:
- a CDS encoding acetyl-CoA carboxylase biotin carboxylase subunit has protein sequence MFNKILIANRGEIAIRVMRACKELGVKSVAVYSDADKNSLFAKYANEAYNIGKPSPSDSYLNIEKIIDTAEKCGAEAIHPGYGFLAENAKLGEECEKHGIKLIGPKGSVINSMGSKIESKKLMRAAGVPVVPGTAKGVTELDEAVDIAESIGYPVIVKASAGGGGIGMRTVYEEDELVRAIESTQSVAASAFGDSTIYIEKYVEEPRHIEFQILADEHGNTIHVADRECSIQRRHQKLIEESPSPIMTEELREEMGGAAVRAASSIDYTNAGTVEFLYSNGDYYFLEMNTRIQVEHPITEIVTGIDLVKQQLKIASGEELCCAQEDIIVKGHAIECRINAEDPLADFAPNPGKITGYRSPGGIGVRVDSGVYMNYTIPPFYDSMISKLIVWGMTRNEAINRMKRALDEYIILGVKTTIPFHKSMMLSQHFRDGDLHTHFVDHYRDEIMGHMEDVIKSDEKRAARLKSTFLPSPKIAAVSGAVNSYMANLGKK, from the coding sequence ATGTTTAATAAAATCCTCATTGCCAATCGTGGCGAAATCGCAATAAGAGTTATGAGAGCTTGTAAAGAACTGGGCGTAAAAAGCGTTGCAGTATATTCTGATGCTGATAAAAACTCACTTTTTGCAAAATACGCTAACGAAGCATATAACATAGGTAAACCAAGTCCATCAGACAGTTACTTGAATATAGAGAAAATAATAGACACTGCAGAAAAATGCGGGGCTGAAGCAATCCACCCTGGTTACGGATTCTTAGCAGAAAACGCTAAATTAGGAGAAGAATGCGAAAAACACGGTATTAAATTAATAGGACCTAAAGGTTCTGTTATAAATTCCATGGGAAGCAAGATTGAATCCAAAAAACTAATGCGAGCTGCAGGAGTTCCTGTGGTTCCAGGTACTGCTAAAGGTGTAACTGAACTTGATGAGGCTGTGGATATAGCTGAATCTATTGGTTATCCTGTTATTGTAAAAGCTTCAGCCGGTGGTGGTGGAATAGGGATGCGTACGGTTTATGAAGAAGATGAACTTGTAAGGGCAATTGAATCCACCCAATCTGTTGCAGCTTCGGCCTTTGGAGATTCAACTATCTATATTGAAAAGTATGTGGAAGAACCAAGGCATATAGAGTTTCAGATATTAGCTGATGAACATGGAAACACTATTCATGTTGCAGATAGGGAATGTTCTATTCAACGAAGGCATCAAAAATTGATTGAAGAATCTCCCTCTCCTATCATGACAGAAGAACTACGTGAAGAGATGGGTGGAGCTGCAGTAAGAGCTGCCTCTTCTATAGATTATACAAACGCAGGAACTGTTGAATTTTTATATTCTAATGGTGATTATTATTTCCTTGAGATGAATACTCGTATTCAAGTAGAGCATCCTATTACAGAGATTGTAACAGGAATTGATCTTGTAAAACAGCAACTTAAAATTGCTTCTGGGGAAGAATTATGCTGCGCGCAGGAAGACATTATAGTTAAAGGTCATGCTATTGAGTGCAGAATAAACGCAGAAGATCCTCTTGCAGATTTCGCCCCAAATCCTGGTAAAATAACAGGTTACAGATCACCAGGAGGAATTGGAGTTAGAGTAGATAGTGGAGTTTATATGAACTATACAATACCTCCATTTTATGATTCAATGATATCTAAACTGATAGTTTGGGGAATGACAAGAAATGAAGCTATAAATCGTATGAAAAGGGCTTTAGATGAATATATTATACTTGGAGTTAAAACTACAATTCCTTTCCACAAATCCATGATGTTAAGCCAACATTTCAGGGATGGAGATTTGCATACACATTTTGTTGACCATTATCGTGATGAAATTATGGGTCACATGGAAGATGTAATTAAATCCGACGAAAAAAGAGCAGCAAGACTAAAATCCACATTTTTACCTTCACCTAAGATTGCTGCAGTTTCTGGAGCTGTAAACAGTTATATGGCTAATTTAGGTAAAAAATAG
- a CDS encoding methyltransferase, translated as MSKKPEITKKRHLEMVLQNILPHTKPKVHLEQYTTPANIAAAILWNAYSLGDIEDNKVVDMGCGTGIFAVGAVLMGARKVMGIDIDPDAIEIAKKHASEFGIDNLAEFISGDVKDIVCNADTVIQNPPFGAQKAGRKNADRIFMKKAIEIAPVVYSFHMKETEEFVEKYFASLGGLVTHKFYYSFNIPKIYDFHRKEKINIDVVVFRIEKNI; from the coding sequence ATGAGTAAAAAACCAGAAATCACTAAAAAAAGACATCTTGAAATGGTACTACAAAATATACTTCCCCATACAAAACCAAAAGTTCATTTAGAACAGTATACAACACCTGCAAACATAGCAGCAGCTATTTTGTGGAATGCATACTCTCTTGGTGATATTGAAGATAACAAAGTTGTGGATATGGGCTGCGGTACAGGGATATTTGCTGTTGGTGCCGTTCTCATGGGTGCAAGAAAAGTTATGGGAATAGACATTGATCCAGATGCAATAGAGATTGCAAAGAAACATGCATCTGAATTTGGCATTGATAATCTGGCTGAATTTATTTCAGGCGATGTTAAAGATATTGTTTGCAATGCAGATACTGTAATTCAAAATCCGCCTTTTGGCGCCCAAAAAGCCGGGAGAAAAAATGCAGATAGAATTTTCATGAAAAAAGCCATTGAAATTGCCCCTGTAGTTTATTCTTTCCATATGAAAGAGACAGAAGAATTTGTAGAGAAATATTTTGCTTCTTTAGGGGGTTTGGTTACTCATAAGTTTTATTACAGTTTTAATATACCTAAAATTTATGATTTCCACCGGAAAGAGAAAATTAACATTGATGTAGTTGTTTTTAGGATAGAAAAGAATATATAA